From a region of the Trichoplusia ni isolate ovarian cell line Hi5 unplaced genomic scaffold, tn1 tig00002139, whole genome shotgun sequence genome:
- the LOC113507449 gene encoding uncharacterized protein LOC113507449: MSGSSSSRGVNLIIIDSRRGGKTLLRAGHKYIKRRENKNSSTWHCVNRRNSIKCSGYITIENTNNTIIKDYKHSDQCVPHFEDNEVQMAISECKKDVNSNYGSVQKIFEKHMGNLKDKGLHLTGNVPDYKKLKTVLYRHRNKSLNVPKTQFKNVDEIIIPEEFNKYVLADYCNEDCNRIIIFSSTEVKEHIKCVTHYFGDGTFDGCPNPFEQVYVIHGDMGSTDLSTNVAPLFYILLKNKEGKTYEKVFELIKQTLPEWRPSKFTFDYEIGVINAAAKIFSDIKINGCNVHFQKNVIKKAKSLNLMEHEESSNHVKQCIGLAFLPKQDIEDGWLHIMENSFDDEAMTKFNDYFVTQWLEYPDLIWCCHNERHRTTNLAESWNGRFNKIIGKNPSLLLFLQTIGNDTCHFDIKQANFRLKRSPINSRKRTSIEIDRQIQKLTKSYENKAISIGDFLINISKSIFRSEHLKK, encoded by the exons ATGTCTGGGTCAAGTAGTTCACGTggtgtaaatttaataattattgacagTCGACGCGGTGGAAAAACTTTATTACGTGCcggacataaatatattaaacgcagagaaaataaaaattcaagtacTTGGCATTGTGTAAATAGGAGAAATAGTATTAAATGTAGTGGATATATAACTATTGAGAATaccaataatacaataattaaagattataaacaCAGTGATCAGTGCGTGCCACATTTTGAAGACAATGAAGTTCAAATGGCTATAAGTGAGTGCAAAAAAGACGTAAATTCAAATTACGGATCAGTACagaaaattttcgaaaaacacATGGGTAACTTAAAAGACAAAGGGTTACACCTTACAGGAAATGTTCCTgactataaaaaattaaaaacagtattatacAGACACCGAAATAAGTCGTTGAACGTaccaaaaacacaatttaagaaTGTGGATGAAATTATAATACCAGAAGaatttaataagtatgtattGGCTGATTATTGTAATGAAGACTGTAatcgaataattatattttcctcGACAGAAGTAAAGGAACATATAAAATGTGTAACGCATTACTTTGGTGATGGCACTTTCGACGGCTGCCCAAACCCATTCGAACAAGTTTATGTCATTCATGGAGACATGGGAAGCACTGACTTATCCACGAATGTAGcaccattattttatattctgttaaaaaacaaagaagggAAAACTTATGAAAAAGTTTTCGAATTGATTAAACAAACTTTGCCTGAATGGCGTCCATCGAAATTTACCTTCGATTATGAAATAGGAGTAATAAATGCAGCAGCGAAGATTTTTtctgatatcaaaataaatggatGTAACGTACATTTTCAAAAGAACGTTATCAAAAAAGCGAAATCTTTAAATCTCATGGAACACGAAGAGTCCTCGAACCATGTTAAGCAATGCATAGGCTTGGCGTTTTTGCCAAAACAAGATATTGAAGACGGCTGGCTGCATATAATGGAAAATAG tttcgaCGATGAAGCTATGACCAAATTCAATGACTATTTTGTCACTCAGTGGCTTGAATATCCAGACCTCATTTGGTGTTGCCATAATGAACGCCATAGAACAACTAACTTGGCGGAATCATGGAATGGCagattcaacaaaattattggaaaaaatcccagtttattattgtttctgcAAACAATTGGCAACGACACATGTCACTTTGATAtaaaacaagccaa CTTTCGACTAAAAAGATCACCTATAAATTCAAGAAAAAGAACAAGTATAGAAATCGACCGCCAGATTCAAAAGCTAACAAAAAGTTACGAAAATAAAGCTATCTCCATTGGTGATTTTCTGATTAACATATCAAAGTCAATATTTCGAtcagaacatttaaaaaaatag